The Pantoea nemavictus genome includes a region encoding these proteins:
- the purB gene encoding adenylosuccinate lyase — MELSSLTAVSPVDGRYGDKVSPLRAIFSEFGLLKFRVEVEVRWLQKLATTVEIKEVPAFDADANAFLDAIVANFSEEDAARIKTIERTTNHDVKAVEYFLKEKVADVPALHAVSEFIHFACTSEDINNLSHALMLETARREVIVPFWNQLIDAVKGLAHEYRDIPLLSRTHGQPATPSTMGKEMANVAYRLERQLRQLSKIEVLGKINGAVGNYNAHISAYPEVDWHQLSEQFVTSLGITWNPYTTQIEPHDYIAELFDCIARFNTILIDFDRDIWGYVALNHFKQKTIAGEIGSSTMPHKVNPIDFENSEGNLGLANAMMQHLASKLPVSRWQRDLTDSTVLRNLGVGIGYALIAYQATLKGISKLEVNRDRLLDELDHNWEVLAEPIQTVMRRYGIEKPYEKLKELTRGKRVDAAGMQAFIDSLALPEEEKVRLKQMTPANYLGRAIQMVDDLQ; from the coding sequence ATGGAATTATCCTCTCTGACCGCCGTTTCACCTGTCGATGGTCGTTACGGCGATAAAGTCAGCCCACTGCGCGCCATTTTCAGCGAATTCGGTCTGCTGAAATTCCGCGTTGAGGTTGAGGTTCGCTGGTTACAAAAACTGGCTACGACTGTAGAGATCAAGGAAGTTCCTGCATTTGATGCCGACGCAAACGCTTTCCTTGATGCGATTGTCGCCAATTTCAGCGAAGAAGACGCTGCACGTATCAAAACCATCGAGCGCACCACCAACCACGACGTAAAAGCCGTGGAGTATTTCCTCAAAGAGAAAGTGGCCGATGTTCCGGCGCTGCATGCGGTGTCTGAGTTCATCCACTTCGCCTGCACCTCTGAAGATATCAATAACCTCTCCCACGCGCTGATGCTGGAAACCGCACGTCGCGAGGTGATCGTGCCGTTCTGGAACCAGCTCATCGATGCCGTAAAAGGGTTGGCGCACGAGTATCGTGACATTCCGCTGCTGTCGCGTACCCACGGCCAGCCGGCAACGCCGTCAACCATGGGCAAAGAGATGGCAAACGTGGCGTACCGTCTGGAGCGCCAGCTGCGTCAGCTCAGCAAGATTGAAGTCCTCGGCAAAATTAACGGCGCGGTTGGCAACTACAATGCCCACATCTCCGCTTATCCGGAAGTGGACTGGCACCAGCTGAGCGAGCAGTTTGTCACCTCACTGGGCATCACCTGGAACCCGTACACCACGCAGATCGAGCCGCACGACTACATCGCCGAGCTGTTTGATTGCATCGCACGTTTCAACACCATTCTGATCGACTTTGATCGTGATATCTGGGGCTATGTAGCGCTCAATCACTTCAAACAGAAAACCATCGCCGGTGAAATTGGTTCTTCAACCATGCCGCATAAAGTGAACCCGATTGACTTCGAAAACTCCGAAGGCAACCTCGGTCTGGCTAACGCGATGATGCAGCATCTGGCCAGCAAACTGCCGGTTTCACGCTGGCAGCGCGACCTCACTGACTCTACCGTGCTGCGTAATCTCGGTGTCGGCATCGGCTATGCGCTGATCGCTTATCAGGCGACGCTGAAAGGCATCTCTAAGCTGGAAGTGAACCGCGATCGTCTGCTGGATGAACTGGATCACAACTGGGAAGTACTGGCCGAGCCAATTCAAACCGTGATGCGCCGTTACGGCATTGAGAAGCCGTACGAGAAGCTGAAAGAGCTGACGCGCGGTAAACGTGTTGATGCCGCAGGCATGCAAGCGTTCATCGATAGCCTTGCGTTGCCGGAAGAGGAAAAAGTGCGTCTGAAGCAGATGACGCCAGCCAACTACCTTGGCCGTGCGATTCAGATGGTTGATGATTTGCAGTAA
- the potB gene encoding spermidine/putrescine ABC transporter permease PotB produces MKRMRNRLQKVIVLLIVSWLTLFVLLPNLMIFATSFLTRDDAHFVSMAFTLNNYTRLLDPLYADVLLHSLNMAFIATLCCLLLGYPFAWCLTKLPARLRPLMLFLLIVPFWTNSLIRIYGLKIFLSTRGWLNEFLLWLGVIDKPFRIMYTSEAVILGLIYILLPFMVLPLYSSLEKLDKSCLEAARDLGANKVKTFLRIILPLTMPGIVAGCLLVFIPAMGLFFVADLLGGAKNLLIGNVIKSQFLNIRDWPFGAATSIVMTLLMGLMLLAYWRAARMLNSKVELQ; encoded by the coding sequence ATGAAACGGATGCGTAACCGTCTACAGAAAGTGATTGTGCTGCTTATCGTCAGTTGGTTGACGCTGTTTGTGCTGCTGCCCAACCTGATGATCTTCGCCACCAGCTTCCTGACGCGCGACGATGCGCATTTTGTCAGCATGGCCTTCACCCTGAATAACTATACGCGGCTGCTCGATCCGCTGTACGCCGATGTGCTGCTGCACTCGCTGAACATGGCGTTTATCGCCACGCTCTGCTGCCTGCTGCTCGGTTACCCGTTTGCCTGGTGTCTGACTAAACTACCGGCGCGCCTGCGTCCGCTGATGCTGTTCCTGCTGATTGTGCCGTTCTGGACCAACTCCTTGATCCGCATCTACGGGCTGAAAATCTTTCTCAGCACGCGCGGCTGGCTCAATGAGTTTTTGCTGTGGCTCGGGGTGATCGATAAACCCTTTCGCATTATGTACACCTCGGAAGCGGTGATATTGGGGCTGATCTACATTTTGCTGCCGTTTATGGTGCTGCCGCTCTACTCCAGCCTGGAAAAACTGGATAAATCCTGCCTCGAAGCGGCGCGCGATCTCGGTGCCAATAAAGTGAAAACCTTTCTGCGCATTATTTTACCGCTCACCATGCCGGGCATTGTTGCGGGTTGTCTGCTGGTGTTTATTCCGGCGATGGGCCTGTTCTTTGTTGCCGATTTGCTGGGCGGCGCGAAAAACCTGTTGATTGGCAACGTGATCAAAAGTCAGTTCCTGAATATCCGCGACTGGCCGTTTGGCGCGGCCACCAGTATTGTGATGACGCTGCTGATGGGCTTGATGCTGCTGGCCTACTGGCGCGCGGCGCGTATGCTGAACAGCAAGGTGGAGCTGCAATGA
- the phoQ gene encoding two-component system sensor histidine kinase PhoQ — protein MTWLKRFRPFSLRARFLLATAAIVLFLSLSYGMVAVVGYVVSFDKNTYRVMRGESNLFFTLAQWQDDKLTIAQPERMTLNFPTLVFIYDEHGKLLWQQRDVPDIRKKIRREWLLKPDFYEIDTSNRTSMAAMGNNPQAKERLHALDSDSNDTFTHSVAVNRYDATTNLPALTIVVVDSIPQELQHSDVVWSWFSYVLAANLLLVIPLLWLAAHWSLRPIGDLTAHVRELETGQRENLDDNPPQELRSLVRNLNLLLTNERQRYTRYRTTLSDVTHSLKTPLAVLQSTLRSLRSGKELTVEQAEPVMLEQISRISQQIGYYLHRASMQADHNPLQRDLHSVSALLDSLCSALNKVYQRKGVAITLDISPELTFIGDKNDFMEVLGNVLDNACKYCLEFIEVTARQTDKTLHLFIDDDGPGIPESKRDLIFVRGQRADTLRPGQGLGLAVVRDILEQYAGQVIATTSPLGGARMEVIFQRQEVEHHRE, from the coding sequence ATGACGTGGTTAAAACGCTTTCGCCCCTTCTCGTTACGCGCCCGTTTCCTGCTGGCAACGGCGGCGATCGTCCTGTTTTTATCGCTCTCCTACGGCATGGTTGCCGTCGTGGGTTATGTAGTTAGCTTCGATAAAAATACCTACCGCGTGATGCGCGGCGAAAGCAATCTGTTCTTCACGCTGGCGCAGTGGCAAGACGACAAGCTCACCATCGCCCAGCCAGAGCGCATGACGCTCAACTTCCCCACGCTGGTATTTATCTACGATGAACACGGCAAACTGCTGTGGCAGCAGCGTGACGTGCCGGACATCCGCAAAAAGATTCGCCGCGAATGGCTGCTCAAGCCCGATTTTTACGAAATCGACACCAGCAATCGCACCAGCATGGCGGCGATGGGCAACAATCCACAGGCAAAAGAGCGGCTGCATGCGCTGGATAGTGACAGCAACGATACCTTTACTCACTCGGTAGCGGTCAATCGTTACGATGCCACCACCAACCTGCCGGCGCTGACCATCGTGGTTGTCGACTCAATTCCGCAGGAGTTGCAGCATTCCGATGTGGTGTGGTCGTGGTTTAGCTATGTGCTGGCCGCCAACCTGCTGCTGGTGATCCCGCTGTTGTGGCTGGCGGCGCACTGGAGTTTACGACCAATTGGCGATCTCACCGCGCATGTGCGCGAGCTGGAAACCGGCCAACGCGAGAATCTCGATGATAATCCGCCGCAGGAGTTGCGCAGCTTGGTACGCAATCTCAACCTGCTGCTGACCAACGAACGCCAGCGCTATACGCGCTATCGCACCACCCTGTCGGACGTGACGCACAGCCTGAAAACCCCGCTGGCGGTGCTGCAGAGTACGCTACGCTCGTTACGCAGCGGCAAAGAGTTAACCGTGGAACAGGCGGAACCGGTGATGCTGGAGCAGATCAGCCGCATCTCCCAGCAGATTGGCTATTATCTGCATCGCGCCAGCATGCAGGCCGATCACAATCCGCTGCAGCGCGATTTGCATTCGGTTTCGGCGCTGCTCGACAGCCTGTGTTCGGCTCTCAACAAGGTTTATCAGCGTAAAGGCGTGGCGATCACCCTGGATATCTCTCCCGAGCTGACCTTTATCGGCGATAAAAATGACTTTATGGAAGTGCTCGGCAACGTGCTGGATAACGCCTGCAAATACTGCCTGGAGTTTATTGAAGTCACCGCACGCCAAACCGACAAAACTCTGCATCTGTTTATTGATGATGATGGCCCGGGCATTCCAGAAAGCAAACGCGATCTGATCTTCGTGCGCGGTCAGCGCGCCGATACGCTACGTCCCGGCCAGGGATTAGGTTTGGCCGTGGTGCGCGATATCCTCGAACAGTACGCCGGTCAGGTCATCGCCACCACCAGCCCGCTTGGCGGCGCGCGGATGGAAGTGATTTTCCAGCGCCAGGAAGTCGAGCATCACCGCGAGTAG
- the potA gene encoding spermidine/putrescine ABC transporter ATP-binding protein PotA has protein sequence MTQTRDLALVTLSGISKAFDGKTIISDFDLTIRHGEFITLLGPSGCGKTTILRLIAGLEDADSGHIILDDNDITDLPAEHRHINTVFQSYALFPHMSVFENVAFGLRMQKTPAAEITTRVNDALAMVQLESFADRRPHQLSGGQQQRVAIARAVVNRPKVLLLDESLSALDYKLRRQMQNELKALQRKLGITFVFVTHDQEEALTMSDRIVVMRDGRIEQDGTPREIYEEPANLFVARFIGEINVFDAEVLNSEKAPTILARVEGRECELQCDFPVNAGDKLHVLLRPEDLRVEEIDHDSRSDNLIGYVRERNYKGMTLESTVELENGKLLTVSEFFNEDDPDFDHSLNQKMAVSWVANWEVVLPYETDA, from the coding sequence ATGACGCAAACACGCGATCTCGCGCTGGTTACGCTTTCTGGCATCAGTAAAGCTTTCGATGGCAAAACCATCATCTCTGACTTCGATCTGACCATCCGTCACGGCGAATTCATCACGCTGCTCGGTCCGTCCGGCTGCGGTAAAACCACCATTTTACGCCTGATTGCCGGACTGGAAGATGCCGATTCCGGACATATCATTCTTGATGATAATGACATCACCGATCTGCCAGCCGAACATCGCCACATCAATACGGTATTTCAGAGTTATGCGCTGTTTCCGCACATGTCGGTATTTGAAAACGTCGCCTTTGGCCTGCGCATGCAGAAAACCCCAGCCGCCGAGATCACCACACGTGTCAACGACGCGCTGGCGATGGTGCAGCTAGAGAGCTTTGCCGATCGGCGTCCGCATCAGCTCTCCGGCGGGCAGCAACAGCGTGTAGCGATTGCGCGTGCGGTGGTGAATCGCCCGAAAGTGTTGCTGCTGGATGAGTCGCTTTCGGCGCTGGATTATAAGCTGCGTCGCCAGATGCAAAACGAGCTGAAAGCGTTGCAGCGCAAGCTTGGCATCACCTTTGTGTTTGTCACCCACGATCAGGAAGAAGCGCTGACCATGTCCGATCGCATCGTCGTGATGCGCGATGGCCGCATTGAGCAGGACGGCACGCCGCGTGAGATTTACGAAGAGCCGGCTAACCTGTTTGTGGCGCGCTTTATTGGCGAGATCAACGTGTTCGATGCCGAAGTGCTGAATAGCGAAAAGGCGCCCACTATCCTTGCGCGCGTTGAAGGGCGTGAATGTGAGCTGCAGTGTGATTTCCCGGTTAACGCCGGCGATAAGCTGCATGTGCTGCTGCGTCCGGAAGATCTGCGCGTGGAAGAGATCGATCATGACAGCCGCAGCGATAACCTGATCGGCTACGTCCGTGAGCGCAACTACAAAGGCATGACGCTGGAATCCACCGTTGAACTGGAGAACGGCAAGCTACTGACGGTGAGCGAGTTCTTTAATGAAGACGATCCCGATTTTGACCACTCGCTGAACCAGAAAATGGCCGTCAGCTGGGTAGCGAACTGGGAGGTGGTGCTGCCGTATGAAACGGATGCGTAA
- a CDS encoding cupin domain-containing protein codes for MDYQLDINWPDFIQRYWQKRPVVLKRGFKNFVDPISPDELAGLAMENEVDSRLVSHNEGKWQVSHGPFESYDHLGESNWSLLVQAVNHWHEPSAALMRPFRFLPDWRVDDLMISFAVPGGGVGPHFDQYDVFIIQGTGRRRWRVGEKVPLKQHCPHPDLLQVEPFDAIIDEEMEPGDILYIPPGFPHEGYSLENAINYSVGFRAPNGRELISGFADHMLANELGSYRYSDPDVPSRDCPSQILPSELEGIRKVMMDVINQPEQFNQWFGEFISQSRHELDVAPPEPPYQPDEIYDALQQGDALTRLGGLRVLTIGDAVFVNGESISCNHPQVLAALAHNHVLTLEDFGDALDDPSMLAQLAALVNSGYWFFGE; via the coding sequence ATGGACTATCAGCTCGACATCAACTGGCCCGACTTTATTCAACGCTACTGGCAGAAACGCCCGGTGGTGCTTAAACGGGGTTTTAAAAACTTCGTCGATCCTATTTCTCCTGACGAGCTGGCCGGTCTGGCAATGGAAAATGAGGTGGATAGCCGTCTGGTTAGCCATAACGAAGGCAAATGGCAAGTTAGCCACGGCCCGTTTGAAAGCTACGATCATCTCGGTGAGAGCAACTGGTCGCTGCTGGTGCAGGCAGTCAACCATTGGCATGAGCCTTCGGCTGCACTGATGCGCCCGTTCCGTTTCCTGCCCGACTGGCGCGTTGACGATCTGATGATCTCCTTCGCCGTGCCGGGCGGCGGCGTGGGCCCGCATTTCGACCAATATGATGTGTTTATCATTCAGGGCACCGGCCGTCGCCGCTGGCGCGTGGGTGAAAAAGTGCCGTTGAAACAGCACTGCCCGCATCCAGATCTGCTGCAGGTTGAACCGTTTGACGCCATCATTGATGAGGAGATGGAGCCGGGCGATATTCTCTATATTCCGCCTGGATTCCCGCACGAAGGCTATTCGCTGGAGAACGCCATCAACTATTCGGTGGGCTTCCGTGCACCGAACGGTCGCGAGCTGATCAGCGGTTTTGCCGATCACATGCTGGCTAACGAATTGGGCAGCTATCGCTACAGCGATCCGGACGTGCCGTCACGTGATTGCCCGTCGCAAATTTTGCCGTCGGAGCTGGAAGGCATCCGCAAAGTGATGATGGATGTGATCAACCAGCCAGAGCAGTTTAATCAATGGTTTGGCGAGTTTATTTCTCAGTCGCGTCATGAGTTGGATGTCGCTCCGCCGGAGCCGCCTTATCAGCCGGATGAAATTTACGATGCATTGCAGCAAGGCGATGCGCTGACGCGTCTTGGCGGCCTGCGCGTGTTGACCATCGGTGATGCGGTGTTTGTGAACGGTGAATCAATCAGCTGCAACCATCCGCAGGTGCTGGCGGCATTGGCGCACAATCATGTGCTGACGCTGGAAGATTTTGGCGATGCGCTGGACGATCCGTCAATGCTGGCGCAGCTGGCGGCGCTGGTTAATAGTGGGTATTGGTTCTTCGGCGAGTAA
- the phoP gene encoding two-component system response regulator PhoP, whose amino-acid sequence MRVLVVEDNALLRHHLAVQLREMGHQVDAAEDAKEADYFLQEHMPDIALVDLGLPDEDGMSLIRRWRTDAVRQPILVLTAREGWQAKVEALEAGADDYVTKPFHIEEVAARLQALMRRNSGHASQIISMPPFQVDLSRRELTVQDQPVKLTAFEYTIVETLIRNAGKVVSKDSLMLQLYPDAELRESHTIDVLMGRLRKKILSLYPTEVINTVRGQGYRFDL is encoded by the coding sequence ATGCGTGTTCTGGTTGTGGAAGATAACGCGCTGTTGCGCCATCACCTCGCCGTGCAGCTGCGTGAAATGGGCCATCAGGTCGATGCCGCAGAAGATGCCAAAGAAGCAGATTATTTCCTGCAGGAGCACATGCCCGATATCGCCCTTGTCGATCTGGGGTTGCCCGACGAAGATGGCATGTCGTTGATCCGTCGCTGGCGCACCGATGCCGTACGTCAACCGATTCTGGTATTGACCGCCCGCGAAGGCTGGCAGGCAAAAGTCGAAGCGCTGGAAGCCGGTGCCGACGACTACGTCACTAAACCTTTCCATATTGAAGAAGTCGCGGCGCGTCTGCAGGCGCTAATGCGTCGTAACAGCGGCCACGCGTCACAGATTATTTCCATGCCGCCGTTCCAGGTCGATCTGTCACGCCGTGAGCTAACGGTGCAGGATCAACCGGTAAAACTTACCGCTTTCGAGTACACCATCGTTGAAACGCTGATTCGCAACGCGGGTAAAGTGGTGAGCAAAGATTCACTGATGCTGCAGCTCTATCCGGATGCGGAACTGCGCGAGAGTCACACCATTGATGTGTTGATGGGTCGCCTGCGTAAAAAAATTCTCTCGCTCTATCCGACCGAAGTGATTAACACCGTGCGCGGCCAGGGTTATCGCTTTGATCTCTGA
- the mnmA gene encoding tRNA 2-thiouridine(34) synthase MnmA encodes MSDNSQKKVIVGMSGGVDSSVSAWLLQQQGYQVEGLFMKNWEEDDGEEYCTAADDLADAQAVCDKLGIKLHKINFAAEYWDNVFEHFLEEYKAGRTPNPDILCNKEIKFKAFLEFAADDLGADYIATGHYVRRQDVEGQSRLLRGLDGNKDQSYFLYTLSHQQIAQSLFPVGELDKPEVRRIAEQLDLITAKKKDSTGICFIGERKFRDFLGRYLPAQPGEIETVDGDIVGEHQGLMYHTLGQRKGLGIGGRKESNDDPWYVVDKDVARNRLVVAQGAEHPRLMSVGLMAQQLHWVDRQPITAPLRCTVKTRYRQTDIPCEIIPHGDDRIEVRFDEPVAAVTPGQSAVFYLGEVCLGGGIIEQRLPLAEA; translated from the coding sequence ATGTCTGACAACAGCCAGAAAAAAGTGATCGTCGGGATGTCCGGCGGCGTCGATTCTTCCGTTTCCGCCTGGTTACTGCAACAGCAGGGCTATCAGGTTGAAGGCCTGTTCATGAAGAACTGGGAGGAAGACGACGGCGAGGAGTATTGCACCGCCGCCGATGATCTGGCTGACGCACAAGCCGTGTGTGACAAACTCGGCATCAAACTGCACAAAATCAACTTCGCCGCTGAGTACTGGGATAACGTGTTCGAACACTTCCTGGAAGAGTACAAAGCGGGACGCACGCCGAATCCCGACATCCTGTGCAACAAAGAGATCAAGTTCAAAGCCTTCCTCGAATTCGCGGCGGACGATCTCGGCGCAGACTATATTGCCACCGGCCACTATGTGCGCCGCCAGGATGTTGAGGGCCAAAGCCGCCTGTTGCGCGGCCTCGACGGCAATAAAGATCAGAGCTACTTCCTCTATACCCTGAGCCACCAGCAGATTGCGCAAAGCCTGTTCCCGGTCGGCGAACTGGATAAGCCGGAAGTACGCCGTATCGCTGAACAGCTCGACCTGATCACCGCGAAGAAGAAAGATTCCACCGGCATCTGCTTTATTGGCGAACGCAAGTTCCGCGATTTCCTTGGCCGCTATCTGCCCGCTCAGCCGGGTGAAATTGAAACCGTTGACGGCGACATTGTCGGTGAGCATCAGGGTTTGATGTATCACACGCTCGGCCAGCGCAAAGGGTTGGGGATTGGCGGTCGTAAAGAGAGCAATGACGATCCCTGGTACGTGGTCGATAAAGATGTGGCACGCAATCGCCTCGTGGTGGCGCAGGGCGCCGAACATCCGCGTCTGATGTCGGTGGGCTTGATGGCCCAACAGCTGCACTGGGTCGATCGCCAACCAATCACCGCTCCGTTGCGCTGCACGGTGAAAACCCGCTATCGCCAGACTGACATTCCGTGCGAAATCATTCCGCACGGCGACGACCGTATTGAAGTCCGTTTTGACGAGCCGGTAGCGGCGGTCACGCCAGGCCAATCCGCCGTGTTTTATCTCGGTGAAGTGTGCCTCGGCGGCGGCATTATCGAACAACGCCTGCCTCTGGCAGAAGCCTAA
- the pepT gene encoding peptidase T yields the protein MDQLLERFLSYVAVETQSKPQARQVPSSEGQWALARQLQEELIALGFVDVSLSDHCCVMGTLPANVDWATPVIGFISHMDTSPDFTAKNVNPQIIENYRGGDIALGNGDEVLSPVMFPILHKLIGHTLITTDGKTLLGADDKAGIAEIMTAMARLANSDIPHGAIRVAFTPDEEIGRGASHFDVEGFAADWAYTVDGSDLGEFEFENFNAATAMVKITGNNVHPGSAKNVMVNALDLAMRFHAELPAKEKPQYTDGYEGFFHLHTIKGTVEHAELMYLIRDFDADSYAQRKQLLEEIGQRVSQGLQSECSVKVEISDSYRNMREKVEPHPHIIELALQAMRDCGIEPNVKPIRGGTDGSALSWKGLPCPNLFTGGYNYHGKHEFASLNVMAQSVEVIVRLAELAGQKK from the coding sequence ATGGATCAATTACTTGAGCGTTTTCTCAGTTATGTCGCAGTAGAAACTCAGTCAAAACCTCAGGCGCGACAGGTGCCAAGCAGTGAAGGGCAGTGGGCGCTGGCGCGTCAATTACAGGAAGAACTTATTGCGCTGGGCTTTGTTGATGTCTCTTTAAGCGACCATTGCTGCGTAATGGGCACCTTACCGGCGAATGTCGACTGGGCCACTCCGGTAATCGGCTTTATTTCGCATATGGACACGTCACCGGATTTTACCGCCAAAAACGTTAATCCGCAGATTATTGAAAACTATCGCGGGGGTGACATTGCGCTGGGTAACGGCGATGAAGTTCTGTCGCCGGTGATGTTCCCAATCCTGCATAAGCTGATTGGCCATACGCTGATTACCACCGACGGTAAAACCCTGCTCGGCGCCGATGACAAAGCCGGCATCGCCGAGATCATGACGGCGATGGCGCGTCTGGCGAACAGTGATATTCCGCACGGTGCAATTCGGGTGGCATTTACCCCCGATGAAGAGATTGGCCGTGGTGCGTCGCACTTTGACGTGGAAGGTTTTGCCGCCGATTGGGCCTACACCGTGGATGGCAGCGATCTCGGCGAGTTCGAATTCGAGAACTTTAACGCCGCCACGGCGATGGTCAAGATCACTGGCAATAACGTCCATCCGGGCAGCGCTAAAAATGTGATGGTCAATGCGCTGGATCTGGCGATGCGCTTCCACGCGGAGCTGCCAGCAAAAGAGAAGCCGCAGTATACCGATGGCTACGAAGGCTTTTTCCATCTGCACACCATCAAAGGCACGGTTGAGCATGCCGAACTGATGTATCTGATTCGTGATTTCGACGCGGATAGCTATGCCCAGCGCAAGCAGCTGCTGGAAGAGATTGGCCAGCGTGTGAGCCAGGGGCTGCAAAGCGAATGTTCAGTGAAGGTGGAGATCAGCGATAGCTATCGCAACATGCGTGAGAAAGTCGAACCGCATCCGCACATTATTGAGCTGGCGCTGCAGGCGATGCGCGATTGTGGCATTGAACCGAACGTTAAACCGATTCGCGGCGGTACCGATGGATCTGCGCTGTCATGGAAAGGGTTGCCATGTCCGAACCTGTTCACCGGCGGCTACAACTATCACGGCAAGCACGAGTTCGCCTCACTCAACGTGATGGCGCAGTCAGTAGAGGTGATTGTGCGGCTGGCTGAGTTGGCGGGGCAGAAAAAGTGA
- the hflD gene encoding high frequency lysogenization protein HflD has protein sequence MAKNYYEITLALAGVCQAAHVVQQLAQQGQCNNAALNVSLRSLIDLNPGSTLAVFGNDEANLQPGLETLMAVLNSSNRQGASAELTRYTLSMMVLERKLHGNKTAMNTLAQRISQLDRQLAHYELESDTITSAMAGIYVDVISPLGPRIQVTGSPQVLQNSQVQSKVRAALLAGIRSAVLWQQVGGGRLQLMFSRQRLLSEAKTILSRLGPAY, from the coding sequence GTGGCTAAGAACTATTATGAGATTACGCTGGCGCTGGCGGGTGTCTGCCAGGCGGCCCATGTGGTGCAGCAACTCGCGCAGCAGGGCCAGTGCAATAATGCTGCCCTGAATGTGTCGCTGCGCAGCCTGATTGATCTCAATCCCGGTTCGACGCTGGCGGTGTTTGGCAACGATGAAGCCAACCTGCAGCCAGGATTAGAGACCTTGATGGCGGTGCTCAACAGCAGTAATCGCCAAGGCGCCAGCGCAGAACTGACGCGCTATACCCTGAGTATGATGGTGCTGGAGCGTAAGCTGCACGGTAATAAAACCGCGATGAATACGCTGGCACAACGCATTAGCCAGCTTGATCGCCAACTGGCGCATTACGAGCTGGAATCGGACACTATCACCAGCGCCATGGCCGGGATTTACGTGGATGTGATCAGCCCATTAGGCCCACGCATTCAGGTCACCGGTTCGCCGCAGGTATTACAGAATTCACAAGTGCAGAGTAAAGTGCGCGCCGCCCTGCTGGCCGGCATTCGCTCTGCGGTGTTATGGCAGCAGGTTGGCGGTGGCCGTCTGCAGCTGATGTTTTCGCGCCAGCGTCTGCTGAGCGAAGCCAAAACCATTTTATCCCGCCTGGGCCCGGCGTATTAA
- a CDS encoding NUDIX domain-containing protein, with protein sequence MFKPHVTVACIVQAQGHLLVVEERVHGRITWNQPAGHLEANETIQEAAQRELFEETGIDAQPEYFLGVQQWIAPDDTPFVRFLFGLDLAEKVETSPHDRDIDCCWWLPPEQILTANRLRSPLVAESVRLWQQGARYPLHLVAPFQWPFHEGARPASA encoded by the coding sequence ATGTTTAAACCTCATGTAACGGTCGCCTGTATTGTGCAGGCTCAGGGACATTTGCTGGTGGTTGAAGAGCGGGTGCACGGCCGTATTACCTGGAATCAACCTGCCGGACACCTTGAGGCCAATGAAACTATTCAGGAAGCCGCGCAGCGCGAACTGTTCGAAGAGACCGGTATTGATGCTCAGCCCGAGTATTTTCTCGGCGTGCAACAGTGGATTGCGCCGGACGATACACCTTTTGTGCGTTTCCTGTTTGGTCTCGATCTGGCCGAAAAAGTCGAAACGTCGCCGCACGATCGTGACATTGATTGCTGCTGGTGGCTGCCGCCAGAGCAGATTCTGACGGCCAATCGCCTGCGTTCGCCGTTAGTCGCAGAGAGCGTACGGTTGTGGCAACAAGGCGCGCGTTATCCGCTGCATCTGGTCGCGCCGTTCCAGTGGCCGTTTCATGAGGGTGCGCGCCCCGCTTCTGCATGA